In Pleurocapsa sp. PCC 7319, the following are encoded in one genomic region:
- a CDS encoding AraC family transcriptional regulator, whose translation MSSEQFLTNLYDEYIEHPHLLSSDQAGWDKVGLVYELEPKGEMPEAFTSSHILIVCQGDFQASFQINGQWHHEQYTQGDIALFVAGELFPRVKTDREVPLIDLFLSPDILIDAVGEIAPPKIQLQSHFRLRDPLIQQMALALKTELEIAGEDSKLYADSMATALSAHLLRRYAVKNSVIKEYKGGLPTYQLKLIIEYIQTHLDQDLTLTKLANLVQISPHYFASLFKQSTGTSPHKYITKCRLEKAKNLLRHRESAIAFICQEVGFKNQSHFTRVFRQYFQITPKAYRDLF comes from the coding sequence GTGTCTTCTGAACAGTTTCTCACCAACCTCTACGATGAATATATTGAACATCCCCATTTACTCTCTAGTGACCAGGCAGGATGGGACAAAGTTGGCTTGGTGTATGAATTAGAACCAAAAGGAGAAATGCCAGAAGCCTTTACTTCTAGTCATATACTGATTGTTTGTCAGGGAGATTTTCAGGCTAGTTTTCAAATCAATGGACAATGGCATCATGAGCAATATACTCAAGGGGATATAGCTCTTTTCGTGGCTGGTGAACTTTTCCCTAGAGTAAAAACAGATCGCGAAGTGCCTTTGATTGACTTATTTTTGTCTCCTGATATTTTGATTGATGCAGTAGGAGAAATTGCACCTCCAAAAATACAATTACAGTCTCATTTTCGACTGCGCGATCCCTTAATTCAACAAATGGCATTGGCATTAAAGACTGAACTAGAAATAGCCGGTGAAGATAGTAAGCTATACGCTGATTCAATGGCAACGGCACTGAGCGCCCATTTGTTACGGCGATATGCTGTTAAAAATTCAGTTATTAAAGAATATAAAGGGGGGCTACCAACTTATCAATTAAAACTAATCATCGAATATATTCAAACCCATTTAGACCAAGACTTAACCCTAACTAAACTAGCAAATTTAGTCCAAATAAGTCCTCATTACTTTGCTAGCCTGTTCAAACAATCTACTGGTACATCACCCCATAAATACATTACTAAATGTCGTCTAGAAAAGGCTAAGAATCTTTTGCGCCATAGAGAAAGTGCGATCGCCTTTATTTGTCAGGAAGTAGGATTCAAAAACCAAAGTCATTTCACCAGAGTTTTCCGTCAATACTTCCAAATTACCCCTAAAGCATATCGGGATTTATTTTAG
- a CDS encoding mechanosensitive ion channel family protein → MALYFNWYVLAQSAGDAAQETAEETKQLLSKITTWKVTQAILIVLLCYVSLRIIDWLIIWVSERIAREWRLQVKQFIPVLRTVALGTTVITLMNLFLNLSRENIIAVTGAAAVALGFAFKDYASSIIAGIVGIFEGSYRVGDRIKIGEDYGEVVRYGLRGIRLQTPSDNTVTVPHSKIWTESISNSNAGELEAQVITEFYFAHEVDTELVTKILYRAAHTSRYTQLELPIVVAMAETPYGTHFKLKSYPLDARDEFTYQTDLTNKAKKAFAKYKLAYPRLLDMEQN, encoded by the coding sequence ATGGCTTTATATTTTAATTGGTATGTCTTAGCTCAATCTGCTGGGGATGCGGCTCAAGAAACTGCCGAAGAAACAAAGCAACTTTTGAGCAAAATTACTACCTGGAAAGTTACCCAGGCAATATTAATTGTATTACTCTGCTATGTCTCTTTGAGAATAATTGATTGGTTAATTATTTGGGTTTCTGAAAGAATTGCTAGGGAATGGCGATTGCAGGTTAAGCAATTCATTCCTGTTTTAAGGACGGTAGCACTTGGTACTACTGTCATAACTTTGATGAATTTATTTCTTAATTTGTCGCGAGAGAACATCATTGCCGTAACAGGTGCGGCAGCAGTAGCTTTGGGATTTGCTTTTAAAGATTATGCCAGTTCGATTATTGCAGGTATCGTGGGTATTTTTGAAGGTTCTTATCGAGTGGGCGATCGCATTAAAATAGGCGAAGATTATGGAGAGGTAGTCCGTTATGGACTGCGAGGAATTCGTCTTCAAACCCCTAGTGACAATACTGTAACCGTTCCCCACAGTAAAATTTGGACGGAATCTATTTCTAACTCCAATGCAGGAGAATTAGAAGCACAGGTGATTACTGAATTTTACTTTGCTCATGAAGTAGATACAGAGCTAGTCACTAAAATTTTATATCGAGCAGCCCATACTAGCAGATATACACAATTAGAACTTCCTATTGTTGTAGCTATGGCAGAAACACCTTATGGGACTCATTTTAAGCTCAAAAGCTACCCCTTGGATGCACGAGATGAATTTACCTATCAAACTGACTTAACCAATAAAGCTAAAAAAGCGTTTGCTAAATATAAGCTGGCTTATCCTCGTTTGCTAGATATGGAGCAGAATTAG
- the hxpB gene encoding hexitol phosphatase HxpB, producing the protein MIKAVIFDMDGLLIDSEPLWQEAEIEIFKQINIMLTPELCLQTKGLRIDEVVDYWYQKLPWANLSPEKVEQLIVAKLIELIHTKGKPLKGVDYAVSFTRQKQVKIALASSSYSKIIQAALHKLNLINAFEEVYSAESEVLGKPHPGVYLTTANKLNVLPQECLAIEDSLNGVLAAKAAQMKCIAIPEPLEYDNPKFAITDVILKSLEEFNDDVWNKINVIL; encoded by the coding sequence GTGATCAAAGCAGTAATTTTCGACATGGATGGCTTGCTAATAGATTCTGAGCCTCTGTGGCAAGAGGCAGAAATAGAAATCTTTAAACAAATCAATATTATGCTCACTCCTGAACTCTGTTTGCAAACCAAAGGCTTGAGAATAGACGAGGTGGTAGATTATTGGTATCAAAAGTTACCTTGGGCTAATCTTTCGCCGGAAAAAGTTGAGCAGTTAATTGTTGCTAAGTTGATTGAGCTAATTCATACTAAAGGGAAGCCACTTAAAGGTGTAGATTATGCCGTGTCTTTTACCAGACAAAAACAAGTGAAAATTGCTCTGGCTTCCTCCTCCTACTCAAAAATTATTCAGGCTGCACTACACAAACTCAATCTCATTAATGCTTTTGAAGAGGTCTATTCAGCGGAGTCAGAAGTTTTAGGTAAACCTCATCCTGGGGTATATTTAACCACTGCTAATAAATTAAATGTTTTGCCTCAGGAGTGTCTTGCCATAGAAGATTCTTTAAATGGGGTCTTAGCTGCCAAAGCTGCCCAAATGAAGTGTATCGCCATACCAGAACCGTTAGAATACGATAATCCTAAATTTGCGATCACCGATGTTATTCTCAAATCTCTTGAAGAATTTAACGATGATGTCTGGAATAAAATTAACGTAATCCTGTAA
- a CDS encoding GNAT family N-acetyltransferase yields MKSNRLQSDLVVLQKYTVEDLHQLFEAIRVSIDRVYPWLPWCHPNYTITETEEWLKTRPQRWDEGKEFGFSIRDRQGAIVGGCGIGIRSLPWSGNLGYWLKTGATGKGYATEATKLLVQFGIQELQLKRIEIVASVENFSSQKVAVRSGAFKEGVSRNRLLIHSKFHDAIVYSFIPQDFDR; encoded by the coding sequence ATGAAATCCAATCGCCTTCAATCTGATTTAGTTGTTTTGCAAAAATACACCGTAGAAGATCTTCACCAGCTATTTGAAGCAATTAGGGTCTCCATAGATCGTGTCTATCCCTGGCTACCTTGGTGTCATCCTAATTACACGATTACTGAAACTGAGGAATGGTTAAAAACAAGACCTCAGCGTTGGGATGAGGGAAAAGAGTTCGGCTTTAGTATTCGAGATCGCCAAGGTGCAATAGTTGGTGGTTGTGGAATAGGTATTAGATCATTACCTTGGTCTGGTAATTTAGGCTACTGGTTGAAAACTGGAGCTACAGGGAAAGGTTACGCTACTGAAGCGACTAAGCTATTAGTTCAATTTGGCATCCAAGAATTGCAGCTAAAACGCATCGAAATCGTAGCTTCAGTAGAAAATTTTTCTAGCCAGAAAGTTGCCGTAAGATCGGGAGCTTTTAAGGAAGGAGTAAGCAGAAATAGACTATTAATCCATAGTAAATTCCATGATGCAATAGTTTATTCTTTTATCCCCCAAGATTTTGATAGGTAG
- a CDS encoding heme o synthase, with translation MTGTSITQRNQNLAEIIKSYYQLTKPRIIPLLLITTAASMWIASQGRVDPFLLLITLLGGTLAAASAQVFNCIYDQDIDYTMIRTRKRPIPSGKVQPRHALIFAVVLGVLSFSLLTLFANLLSALLAMSGIVFYMLVYTHWLKRYSTQNIVIGGAAGSIPPLVGWAAVTGDLNIIPWLLFAIIFLWTPPHFWALALMIKDDYAEVGIPMLPVVKGEEITVQQIWIYTWLVVPCSLLLMYPLGNLGIVYGAIALYLGYKFLYKAWELKQDPTNNQLARGMFKYSIFYMMLLCVAMIIDTLPITHQLLGMVFTCGG, from the coding sequence ATGACAGGGACAAGTATCACCCAGCGCAATCAAAACTTGGCTGAAATAATCAAAAGCTATTATCAGTTAACCAAGCCAAGAATTATTCCGTTGCTGTTGATTACCACTGCTGCGTCGATGTGGATCGCCTCTCAAGGGAGAGTAGATCCCTTTTTGCTGTTAATCACTTTACTTGGAGGAACATTAGCGGCAGCTTCAGCTCAAGTATTCAACTGCATTTACGATCAAGATATTGACTACACTATGATCCGGACTCGTAAACGTCCGATCCCCTCAGGTAAAGTACAACCCCGTCACGCCTTGATTTTTGCTGTTGTTTTAGGGGTATTATCTTTTTCTTTATTAACCTTGTTTGCTAATTTACTGTCCGCGCTGCTAGCAATGTCGGGTATTGTCTTTTATATGTTGGTGTATACTCATTGGCTGAAACGTTATTCGACCCAGAATATTGTGATTGGTGGTGCAGCAGGATCGATTCCCCCTTTAGTTGGTTGGGCCGCGGTAACTGGAGATCTAAATATTATTCCTTGGTTATTATTTGCCATTATCTTTCTCTGGACTCCTCCCCACTTCTGGGCTTTAGCACTAATGATTAAAGATGATTATGCTGAAGTAGGAATACCCATGCTACCTGTGGTTAAAGGAGAAGAAATAACTGTCCAGCAAATCTGGATCTATACTTGGCTGGTAGTACCCTGTAGCTTATTACTGATGTATCCTCTGGGAAACTTAGGCATAGTCTATGGTGCGATCGCTCTTTATCTTGGTTATAAGTTTCTTTACAAAGCCTGGGAATTAAAGCAAGATCCAACCAACAATCAACTAGCCCGGGGAATGTTTAAGTATTCCATCTTTTACATGATGCTTTTATGTGTTGCCATGATTATTGATACTTTGCCTATTACTCACCAGTTGCTCGGTATGGTATTTACTTGTGGCGGATAG
- a CDS encoding heme A synthase, with the protein MTESVFQPQINSIQETSQPQVWIRRLVWKMAIATLLLMAVGSATRVMNAGLACPDWPLCYGQLVPSRQMNLQVFLEWFHRLDAALIGFSAIALSGLTWWYRQVLPKWLPWAAIFALFLIVFQGILGGLTVTQLLRFDIVTAHLGTALLFFTTLIIIGTALLPYQGTRAAGKLRWLGLSATFLVYFQSIIGGLVGSRWALHQCFAGSQLCSVMNAHILGVVPPTLATIAVVWFAWKTAGLHKSLRVLANVAAVLISLQILLGIATFKLHLQVEPLTVTHQAVGASLLGVLVAFTVLAIRDHKNQTSII; encoded by the coding sequence ATGACCGAATCAGTCTTTCAACCGCAAATCAACAGTATCCAAGAAACATCACAGCCCCAGGTTTGGATTCGTCGTCTAGTCTGGAAAATGGCGATCGCCACTTTACTTTTAATGGCGGTAGGAAGTGCCACCAGGGTAATGAATGCCGGGTTGGCCTGTCCAGATTGGCCATTGTGTTATGGTCAATTAGTACCTAGCCGACAGATGAATCTCCAAGTATTTCTCGAATGGTTTCATCGCTTAGACGCTGCTCTAATTGGCTTTAGTGCGATCGCTTTATCTGGTCTAACTTGGTGGTATCGTCAAGTATTGCCAAAATGGCTCCCTTGGGCTGCGATCTTTGCCTTATTCCTGATTGTTTTCCAAGGCATCTTAGGAGGACTTACCGTAACCCAGCTATTACGTTTTGATATTGTTACGGCGCATTTAGGCACAGCACTATTGTTTTTTACTACCCTAATCATAATTGGTACAGCATTACTACCATACCAGGGAACCAGAGCGGCAGGAAAGCTTCGCTGGCTGGGCTTAAGTGCGACATTTCTAGTTTATTTTCAAAGCATTATAGGCGGATTAGTTGGCTCTCGTTGGGCGTTACATCAGTGTTTTGCTGGTTCACAGCTATGTAGTGTGATGAATGCTCATATTTTAGGAGTCGTCCCCCCAACTTTAGCAACTATTGCCGTAGTCTGGTTTGCTTGGAAAACTGCTGGCTTACATAAAAGTCTTCGGGTCTTAGCTAACGTAGCCGCAGTATTAATTAGTCTACAAATTCTACTTGGTATTGCCACCTTTAAATTACATCTACAAGTAGAACCGTTGACCGTTACTCATCAAGCAGTAGGAGCGAGTTTATTAGGAGTACTAGTGGCTTTTACAGTTTTAGCTATACGGGATCACAAAAATCAAACATCGATCATTTAG
- a CDS encoding cytochrome c oxidase subunit II yields the protein MNIPSNIITLIAGVALTLISLWYGQNHGLMPFAASNDAGEVDELFNFMMTIATGLFLIVEGVLVYSLFKFRRRKDDFTDGPPVEGNVPLEIFWTAIPTVIVFILAIYSFEIYNRMGGLDPMVSGDSGPMIAHANQHSELVALDSNRQNIALGLGVSPGSEQGIDPLQVKVNGIQYAWIFTYPDSGVISGEIHVPVNRPVALNMTAGDVIHAFWLPQFRIKQDVIPGRETSLVFTPNKVGQYPVICAELCGAYHGGMKTQLYVQSEEDYQQWVQDNTFAMKEDIDESSVAVNPAASSDQEFLAPYADDLGVDADSLAQLQP from the coding sequence GTGAATATTCCCAGCAATATAATTACCCTCATAGCCGGCGTAGCACTGACTTTAATCAGTCTATGGTACGGTCAAAATCATGGACTAATGCCCTTCGCTGCATCTAATGATGCGGGAGAGGTAGACGAGTTGTTCAACTTTATGATGACCATTGCCACTGGTCTATTTCTGATAGTAGAAGGAGTTTTGGTCTACTCTCTATTTAAATTTCGCCGTCGAAAAGATGACTTTACTGATGGACCTCCAGTTGAAGGCAATGTACCTTTAGAAATTTTCTGGACTGCTATTCCTACTGTGATTGTCTTTATTTTAGCTATCTACAGTTTTGAAATTTACAATCGCATGGGAGGCTTAGACCCAATGGTATCAGGAGATTCTGGTCCCATGATCGCCCATGCTAATCAGCACTCGGAATTAGTAGCATTAGACTCTAATCGGCAAAACATAGCTTTGGGACTGGGTGTTTCACCAGGCTCAGAACAGGGTATAGATCCTTTGCAAGTAAAAGTTAATGGCATTCAGTATGCTTGGATTTTTACTTATCCTGATAGCGGAGTGATTTCAGGGGAAATACACGTTCCAGTTAATCGTCCTGTGGCTCTAAATATGACCGCAGGAGACGTGATTCACGCTTTCTGGCTACCTCAATTTCGGATCAAACAAGATGTAATCCCTGGTAGAGAAACTAGTTTGGTCTTTACTCCCAATAAAGTCGGTCAATATCCCGTAATCTGCGCTGAATTATGTGGTGCATATCATGGCGGAATGAAAACGCAGCTTTACGTTCAAAGCGAAGAAGATTATCAACAATGGGTTCAGGACAATACTTTTGCTATGAAAGAAGATATAGATGAATCTTCCGTTGCAGTTAATCCTGCTGCTAGTTCCGATCAAGAATTTTTAGCCCCTTATGCCGATGACCTTGGGGTTGATGCCGATTCTTTAGCTCAATTGCAACCTTGA
- the ctaD gene encoding cytochrome c oxidase subunit I: MSTTIEKKVPAVSDGHQKHPERKWQDYFGFSTDHKVIAIQYLTTSFIFYFIGGALAEVMRTELATPDPDFIQPDFYNQAMTMHGSIMLFLWIIPAGAAFANFLIPLMIGAEDMAFPRLNGVAFWMIPPGGIFFLSSFFVESGTAQAGWTSYPPLSLMTGTWGEEIWILSVLLLGTSSLLGAINFATTMLLMRMPDMDIHSMPLFCWSMLATSALILLGTPVLAAALILLSFDLIAGTAFFNPVGGGDPIVYQHMFWFYSHPAVYIMILPFFGAISDILPVHARKPIFGYRAIAYSSLAISFLGLIVWAHHMFSSGTPGWLRMFFMATTMIIAVPTGIKVFSWCATLWGGKLSLNSALLFAVGFLSSFLIGGLSGVMLAAVPFDIHVHDTYFIVAHFHYVLFGGSVFGLFASVYHWFPKMTGRMLNETWGRIHFVMTFIGFNITFLPMHPLGLQGMNRRVALYDPQFQTLNMVCTIGSYILALSTFPFIINVVWSWLKGPKAPRNPWRALTLEWQTASPPIIENFEEEPVLWAGPYDYGIDTESIDGDESVEDMLAAVTAEGQ; encoded by the coding sequence ATGAGTACAACAATCGAAAAAAAAGTCCCGGCTGTATCTGACGGGCATCAAAAACATCCTGAAAGGAAGTGGCAGGACTACTTTGGCTTTAGTACCGACCATAAAGTGATCGCTATTCAATACTTAACTACTTCTTTCATTTTCTACTTTATCGGTGGCGCATTAGCTGAAGTGATGCGAACTGAGCTTGCTACTCCTGACCCTGATTTTATTCAGCCCGATTTTTATAATCAGGCGATGACCATGCACGGGTCAATTATGTTGTTTCTGTGGATTATTCCTGCGGGAGCAGCTTTTGCCAACTTTTTAATTCCCCTTATGATTGGGGCAGAAGATATGGCTTTTCCCCGTCTCAATGGGGTGGCATTTTGGATGATTCCTCCTGGAGGTATTTTCTTTCTCAGTAGCTTTTTTGTCGAGTCTGGGACAGCCCAAGCTGGCTGGACTTCTTATCCGCCCTTGAGTTTAATGACTGGCACCTGGGGAGAAGAAATTTGGATTCTCAGCGTATTACTTTTGGGGACATCTTCTCTTTTGGGAGCAATTAACTTTGCCACCACTATGCTACTGATGCGGATGCCTGATATGGATATCCACAGTATGCCTCTATTTTGTTGGTCCATGCTAGCGACTTCTGCTTTGATCCTACTTGGTACCCCCGTATTGGCAGCAGCTCTAATCCTACTTTCCTTTGACTTAATTGCGGGGACGGCATTCTTCAATCCTGTGGGGGGAGGGGATCCGATAGTTTACCAGCATATGTTCTGGTTCTATTCTCATCCGGCAGTATATATTATGATTTTGCCATTTTTTGGCGCAATCTCTGATATTCTACCCGTCCATGCTCGCAAACCAATCTTTGGCTACAGAGCGATCGCCTATTCTAGCTTGGCAATTAGTTTCCTCGGTCTCATTGTCTGGGCGCATCATATGTTCTCCAGTGGAACTCCTGGATGGCTCAGGATGTTCTTTATGGCAACCACAATGATTATTGCTGTACCTACTGGAATTAAGGTATTTAGCTGGTGTGCTACGCTTTGGGGTGGAAAACTCAGCCTCAACAGTGCCCTGTTGTTCGCCGTTGGCTTTCTCTCATCTTTCTTAATTGGTGGCTTAAGTGGCGTAATGTTGGCTGCCGTACCTTTTGATATTCATGTCCACGACACTTACTTTATTGTGGCTCATTTCCACTATGTCCTTTTTGGCGGGTCAGTGTTTGGTTTATTTGCGTCAGTTTATCATTGGTTCCCTAAGATGACAGGTCGAATGCTTAACGAAACCTGGGGGAGAATACATTTTGTGATGACCTTTATTGGTTTTAATATTACTTTCTTACCGATGCACCCCTTAGGTTTGCAAGGGATGAACCGTCGTGTTGCTCTTTATGATCCTCAGTTTCAGACTCTAAACATGGTTTGTACTATTGGGTCGTATATTCTGGCATTATCAACTTTTCCCTTTATCATCAATGTTGTTTGGAGTTGGCTCAAAGGTCCGAAAGCACCCCGTAATCCCTGGCGTGCTTTAACTTTAGAATGGCAAACTGCTTCTCCACCAATCATTGAAAACTTTGAAGAGGAACCTGTCTTGTGGGCAGGACCTTATGATTATGGTATTGATACAGAAAGTATTGATGGGGATGAATCAGTAGAGGATATGTTGGCAGCAGTGACTGCCGAAGGTCAATAG
- a CDS encoding heme-copper oxidase subunit III, which produces MQGSTVDNKSQIAIAAEQAAEGHHEHPDLRMIGVYVFLLSDSMTFLGFFAALLIYRATIAVWPPEGTPELELLIPIINTAILVSSSFVMHKGQAALKNNDIKGLQTWFAITALMGALFLGGQGYEYLHAEFGLTTNLFASCFFVLTGFHGLHVMTGVLLILCVIWRSRQPGHYTSSSHFGVEAAEIYWHFVDVIWLVLFVLVYLIN; this is translated from the coding sequence ATGCAAGGTTCAACTGTAGATAATAAATCACAAATAGCGATCGCTGCCGAACAAGCTGCAGAAGGGCATCACGAACATCCCGACTTACGGATGATTGGCGTCTATGTCTTCCTACTTTCCGACAGTATGACTTTCCTAGGCTTTTTTGCGGCATTACTTATCTATCGTGCCACTATAGCCGTCTGGCCTCCAGAAGGTACGCCAGAATTGGAATTATTAATCCCAATTATCAATACAGCAATCCTGGTATCTAGTAGCTTTGTAATGCATAAAGGACAAGCTGCTTTAAAAAATAACGATATCAAGGGTTTACAAACTTGGTTTGCGATTACCGCTTTAATGGGCGCGCTCTTCCTTGGAGGACAAGGTTATGAATATCTCCACGCCGAGTTTGGTTTAACTACTAACCTGTTTGCCAGCTGCTTCTTTGTTTTGACTGGATTTCACGGTTTGCACGTTATGACTGGAGTATTATTGATACTCTGTGTTATTTGGCGATCGCGTCAACCAGGTCATTATACTAGCTCCAGCCATTTTGGAGTAGAAGCAGCAGAGATTTATTGGCACTTTGTCGATGTTATTTGGTTAGTGTTGTTTGTTTTGGTCTATCTGATTAATTAA
- a CDS encoding DUF29 domain-containing protein codes for MNDLKQLHETDFNLWIEAMKTAIANRDLEAMDWDNLLDEIDDMGKSQKRSLESYLELLIAHILKLQYWHSERKRNYKHWKVEVVNFRNRINRLLKQNPSFKKYMAEVYPGVFADVVESWQIEFDIPEDNFVELKQIMEQDYFG; via the coding sequence TTGAATGATCTAAAGCAACTACACGAAACAGACTTTAATCTTTGGATTGAAGCGATGAAAACGGCGATCGCCAATCGAGATTTAGAAGCTATGGACTGGGATAATTTGCTGGATGAAATTGACGACATGGGTAAATCGCAAAAGCGATCGCTAGAAAGCTATTTAGAATTGCTCATTGCTCATATACTCAAGCTTCAATACTGGCATTCTGAGAGAAAAAGGAATTACAAACATTGGAAAGTCGAAGTGGTCAACTTTCGTAATCGGATCAATCGGCTACTTAAACAAAATCCCAGTTTCAAGAAATATATGGCTGAAGTTTACCCTGGAGTTTTCGCTGATGTGGTTGAATCCTGGCAAATTGAATTTGATATACCTGAAGATAATTTTGTGGAGCTTAAGCAAATAATGGAACAAGACTATTTTGGGTAA
- a CDS encoding LptF/LptG family permease codes for MKIAALKLFDRASLGLSVMNLYIIRELILPFLFGMGIFTSLGLSIGAVFELIRKVTDSGLFWGVAAKVLILKMPEFIVLAFPMSILLATLMTYSRLSSDSELVALRSIGVNIYRLILPAIAFSLCIVAITFFFNNFVAPAANYQATVTLKEALGTTTPDFDTDNILFDEYSEITTKDGHTRDVLTRLFYAEEFDGEQMKNLTVLDRSRRSISQIVTARSAKWNVLENIWDFYNGTIYLIGVDGGYSNIVRFQHQQLALPQTALEITKKSKKIKEMSIFEARDYLKVIKNSADEQKIRKWQVRIHTKVALPFVCLVFALIGAALGAKPQSSGKATSFGICIGLIFTYYLLSFICESLGISGAVPPWLAAWLPNILGLSAAGGLLTQATDY; via the coding sequence ATGAAAATCGCTGCACTCAAACTATTTGATCGAGCAAGTTTAGGTTTATCCGTAATGAACCTCTACATCATTAGAGAGCTGATTTTGCCTTTCTTGTTCGGGATGGGGATTTTTACTTCTCTGGGCTTATCGATTGGTGCAGTATTTGAATTGATTCGTAAGGTAACAGATTCAGGACTTTTTTGGGGAGTTGCTGCCAAGGTATTAATACTTAAAATGCCTGAGTTTATTGTCTTGGCTTTTCCCATGTCAATCTTATTGGCAACATTAATGACTTATAGTCGTCTTTCTAGTGATAGTGAACTAGTAGCTTTACGCAGCATCGGAGTTAATATCTATCGTTTAATTTTGCCAGCGATCGCTTTTAGTTTGTGTATTGTAGCTATTACCTTTTTTTTTAATAACTTTGTTGCCCCAGCTGCCAACTATCAGGCTACAGTAACTCTTAAGGAAGCATTAGGGACAACTACGCCTGATTTTGATACGGATAATATTTTATTTGATGAATACTCAGAGATCACGACCAAGGATGGTCATACCAGAGATGTACTAACTCGGTTATTTTACGCAGAAGAGTTTGATGGGGAGCAAATGAAAAACCTGACAGTGTTAGATCGCTCTCGCAGATCCATTAGCCAAATTGTCACAGCGAGATCGGCTAAATGGAATGTATTAGAAAATATCTGGGATTTTTACAACGGCACAATTTACTTAATAGGAGTAGATGGTGGCTATAGCAATATAGTACGCTTTCAGCATCAACAACTGGCACTACCGCAAACTGCTTTAGAGATTACCAAAAAAAGTAAAAAGATTAAGGAAATGAGTATTTTTGAAGCTAGAGACTATTTAAAAGTAATTAAAAATAGTGCTGACGAGCAAAAAATTCGTAAATGGCAAGTTCGTATTCATACAAAAGTTGCTTTACCCTTTGTCTGTTTGGTATTCGCGCTTATTGGTGCTGCTCTTGGTGCTAAACCTCAAAGCTCAGGCAAAGCTACTAGTTTTGGAATTTGTATTGGACTAATTTTTACTTATTATCTTTTATCTTTTATCTGTGAATCTTTGGGAATTTCAGGAGCTGTTCCTCCTTGGTTAGCAGCATGGTTACCAAATATCCTTGGTTTGAGTGCGGCAGGTGGTTTATTGACGCAAGCAACCGATTATTGA
- a CDS encoding helix-turn-helix domain-containing protein translates to MVSEKAQTPLLNQDCALRQVISIIGDKWTLPVLYVLTQGTKRYSELQRAIPGISKKMLTQTLRRLESDNIVQRTVYPVVPPKTEYNLTVFGNKLIEPLQVLANWAEAHQSELQLICDRRNQDVSSNKSLNSE, encoded by the coding sequence ATGGTTTCCGAAAAAGCTCAAACACCTTTACTCAATCAAGACTGTGCCTTACGCCAGGTAATTAGCATTATTGGTGACAAATGGACTCTGCCCGTTTTGTATGTTTTAACTCAAGGTACAAAACGATATAGTGAATTACAGCGCGCAATACCAGGAATATCAAAAAAAATGTTGACCCAGACCTTAAGACGGTTGGAATCAGACAACATTGTACAGCGAACAGTTTACCCTGTCGTCCCTCCCAAGACAGAGTATAATTTGACTGTTTTCGGCAACAAGTTAATTGAGCCACTGCAAGTATTGGCGAACTGGGCAGAGGCACATCAATCAGAATTACAATTAATTTGCGATCGCCGAAACCAAGATGTTTCCTCGAATAAATCACTAAATTCTGAGTAA